A window of the Glaciimonas sp. CA11.2 genome harbors these coding sequences:
- the glmU gene encoding bifunctional UDP-N-acetylglucosamine diphosphorylase/glucosamine-1-phosphate N-acetyltransferase GlmU: MNVVILAAGMGKRMQSALPKVLHPLAGKSLLTHVIDTARTLSPTTLCVIYGHGGDAVLTQFTAADLVFAKQEPQLGTGHAVMQAIPQLDDAVPTLVLYGDVPLTTSASLQRLVAAAGSDKLGILTVQLDDPTGYGRIVRENGAIVRIVEQKDATPTERAITECNTGIMVAPTVLLKQWLAGLSNNNVQGEYYLTDIVASAVAGATEVVSAQPDAVWETLGVNSKVQLAELERIHQRSVADRLLEQGVTLLDPARLDVRGTLTCGRDVTIDVNCIFEGSVTLEDGVTVGANCVIKNAHIGLAANIKPFCHIEQATVGAASQIGPYARLRPGTTLGEEVHIGNFVEVKNSQIAAHSKANHLTYLGDATIGSRVNIGAGTITCNYDGVNKSRTIIEDDVFIGSVSQLVAPVTVGKGATLGAGTTLTKNAPAGKLTVARSKQMTIDGWERPVKIKK, from the coding sequence ATGAACGTCGTCATCCTCGCCGCTGGAATGGGCAAACGCATGCAGTCCGCCCTACCCAAAGTCTTACATCCGCTGGCGGGTAAATCCTTGCTAACGCATGTTATCGATACAGCACGCACCTTATCGCCCACGACGTTGTGCGTCATCTACGGGCACGGCGGCGATGCAGTGTTGACCCAATTTACTGCTGCCGACTTAGTATTTGCCAAGCAAGAGCCGCAACTAGGCACCGGCCACGCGGTCATGCAAGCGATTCCGCAACTCGACGACGCTGTGCCGACACTAGTTCTATACGGCGACGTGCCGCTGACCACCAGCGCATCGTTGCAACGTCTGGTAGCCGCAGCTGGCTCAGACAAACTCGGCATCTTGACAGTACAACTTGACGACCCAACCGGCTACGGCCGCATCGTTCGAGAAAATGGCGCAATTGTTCGTATTGTGGAACAAAAGGACGCCACCCCAACCGAGCGCGCTATTACCGAATGCAACACCGGCATCATGGTCGCACCCACCGTGCTGCTAAAGCAATGGCTCGCTGGCTTATCGAACAACAATGTACAGGGCGAATATTATCTGACCGATATCGTCGCCAGCGCCGTTGCCGGCGCCACCGAAGTCGTATCAGCGCAGCCAGACGCAGTATGGGAAACCTTAGGCGTCAACAGCAAAGTCCAATTGGCCGAACTGGAACGCATCCATCAACGTAGCGTTGCGGATCGTCTGCTGGAACAGGGCGTGACCTTGCTTGATCCAGCGCGTCTTGACGTGCGCGGCACGCTAACTTGCGGTCGCGATGTCACGATCGATGTTAATTGTATTTTTGAAGGAAGCGTCACGTTAGAAGATGGCGTGACTGTGGGTGCCAATTGCGTCATCAAAAATGCCCACATTGGCCTTGCAGCCAATATCAAACCTTTCTGCCACATCGAGCAAGCGACAGTCGGTGCAGCCTCCCAAATCGGACCTTATGCCCGGTTACGGCCCGGTACCACACTGGGCGAAGAAGTCCACATCGGCAATTTCGTCGAAGTCAAAAACAGCCAGATCGCCGCGCACAGCAAAGCCAATCATCTGACCTACCTCGGCGACGCGACAATCGGTTCGCGCGTTAATATCGGGGCCGGCACCATTACCTGTAACTATGACGGCGTCAATAAATCCCGCACCATCATTGAAGACGACGTATTTATCGGTAGCGTCAGTCAACTCGTGGCACCCGTCACGGTCGGCAAAGGCGCTACTTTGGGAGCAGGAACTACGCTGACCAAAAATGCGCCAGCAGGCAAACTCACCGTAGCGCGCAGTAAGCAAATGACGATCGATGGCTGGGAACGCCCTGTAAAAATAAAAAAATAG
- the glmS gene encoding glutamine--fructose-6-phosphate transaminase (isomerizing) — MCGIVGAVAQNNVIPILIEGLKRLEYRGYDSCGVAVHLDGKLQRSRSTSRVADLESQIVTSGLNGFTGIAHTRWATHGAPATHNAHPHFSRDRIALVHNGIIENHDDLRAELQAVGYVFESQTDTEVIAHLVDHMYTGDLFDTVQQAVKRLTGAYAIAVFSLNEPHRVVAARQGSPLIVGIGKGQNFVASDAMAIAGTTDQIVYLEEGDVVDLQLQGVWIVDANGKSVEREVKTVHAYSSAVELGPYQHYMQKEIFEQPRAIADTLEGVINIMPELFGDKAFSTFQKIDSVLILACGTSYYAGLTAKYWLESIAKIPTNVEIASEYRYRDSVPNPNTLVVTITQSGETADTLAAVKHARALGMLHTLTICNAATSAMVRECALAYITRAGVEVGVASTKAFTTQLVGLFLLTLALAQSKNRLSDEQEQAHLKALRHLPAALQSVLALEPHIVAWAEAFARKENALFLGRGIHYPIALEGALKLKEITYIHAEAYAAGELKHGPLALVTEEMPVVTVAPNDALIEKLKSNMQEVRARGGQLYVFADADSRINSSEGVHVIRLPENYGVLSPILHVVPLQLLAYHTALARGTDVDKPRNLAKSVTVE; from the coding sequence ATGTGCGGTATCGTCGGCGCAGTTGCGCAAAACAATGTCATTCCAATCCTCATCGAAGGATTAAAACGCCTTGAGTACCGCGGCTATGACTCTTGCGGCGTCGCTGTACATCTGGATGGAAAGTTGCAACGATCGCGCAGCACATCGCGCGTTGCCGATCTGGAAAGCCAGATCGTCACATCAGGGCTAAACGGATTTACCGGCATCGCCCACACTCGTTGGGCCACCCACGGCGCACCCGCCACGCACAACGCCCATCCGCACTTTTCCCGCGACCGCATTGCGCTGGTACACAACGGCATTATCGAAAATCACGATGACCTCCGTGCCGAATTGCAAGCCGTCGGTTATGTGTTCGAAAGTCAGACCGATACCGAAGTCATCGCCCATCTGGTTGATCACATGTACACCGGCGACTTGTTCGACACCGTCCAGCAGGCCGTCAAGCGCCTCACTGGCGCTTATGCCATCGCAGTATTTAGCCTTAATGAGCCACATCGCGTGGTCGCTGCCCGCCAAGGTTCACCGCTGATTGTTGGTATCGGGAAAGGGCAAAATTTCGTCGCATCCGACGCAATGGCGATCGCTGGCACGACCGATCAGATTGTCTATCTGGAAGAAGGTGACGTTGTCGATTTGCAACTGCAAGGCGTCTGGATCGTCGATGCCAATGGAAAATCTGTCGAGCGCGAAGTCAAAACCGTCCATGCGTATAGCAGCGCGGTCGAATTGGGGCCGTATCAGCACTACATGCAAAAAGAAATCTTCGAGCAACCACGCGCTATTGCCGATACGCTCGAAGGCGTCATTAACATCATGCCGGAACTGTTCGGCGACAAAGCATTCAGCACTTTTCAAAAAATAGATTCAGTCCTTATACTGGCATGCGGCACCAGCTATTACGCTGGCCTGACCGCCAAATACTGGCTAGAATCAATCGCCAAAATTCCCACCAATGTCGAAATCGCCAGCGAGTATCGCTATCGTGACAGCGTGCCGAACCCAAACACACTGGTCGTCACCATCACCCAAAGCGGCGAAACTGCCGACACACTCGCCGCCGTGAAACATGCGCGTGCCCTAGGAATGCTGCACACGCTGACGATTTGTAACGCCGCCACCAGCGCCATGGTGCGCGAATGCGCGCTAGCCTACATCACCCGCGCAGGCGTCGAAGTCGGCGTAGCCTCAACCAAAGCCTTCACCACGCAACTGGTCGGCCTCTTCTTGCTGACCCTGGCATTAGCACAGTCAAAAAATCGCCTCAGCGACGAACAAGAGCAAGCGCACCTCAAAGCACTACGTCATCTGCCCGCTGCGCTCCAAAGCGTCCTAGCACTGGAACCGCACATCGTCGCCTGGGCCGAAGCCTTTGCACGTAAAGAAAACGCACTTTTCCTCGGGCGCGGCATTCACTATCCAATCGCCCTCGAAGGCGCATTAAAGCTCAAAGAAATCACCTACATCCACGCCGAAGCCTACGCCGCTGGCGAACTAAAACACGGCCCGCTCGCGCTAGTCACCGAAGAAATGCCCGTCGTCACCGTCGCCCCCAACGACGCCCTAATCGAAAAGCTCAAATCCAACATGCAAGAAGTCCGCGCTCGTGGCGGTCAGTTATACGTCTTCGCCGACGCCGACTCCCGTATCAATTCCAGCGAAGGCGTACACGTGATTCGACTGCCGGAAAACTATGGCGTTCTATCACCAATTCTGCACGTGGTGCCGTTACAGTTACTGGCGTATCACACCGCGCTGGCACGTGGGACGGATGTGGATAAGCCGAGAAATTTGGCTAAGTCGGTGACGGTTGAGTGA
- a CDS encoding YegP family protein, whose translation MPASYTLKRDSDGQFYFVLYAANGEVVLTSETYAAKASAENGIASVQTNSSHDDRYSRNQAANGKFYFNLKAANHQVIGHSLMYSTTVARDVAIATVKKNGPTQSVVNDT comes from the coding sequence ATGCCCGCTTCCTACACCCTCAAAAGGGACAGCGATGGACAGTTTTATTTTGTGTTGTACGCAGCTAATGGTGAAGTCGTCTTAACCAGCGAAACCTACGCAGCCAAAGCATCTGCAGAAAATGGCATCGCCTCAGTACAAACCAACAGCTCGCATGATGACCGGTACAGCCGAAATCAGGCAGCCAATGGCAAGTTTTACTTCAATCTGAAAGCTGCCAATCATCAAGTCATCGGCCACAGTCTGATGTACAGCACGACCGTTGCCCGCGATGTTGCCATCGCCACGGTAAAGAAAAATGGACCAACGCAATCGGTAGTCAATGACACGTGA
- a CDS encoding Lrp/AsnC family transcriptional regulator, whose product MDIILDGLDRRILNALQMDASQTNQQLAATIHASAPTCLRRVKRLTDLGVIVRQVAIVAPEKVGAGLTALVEVTLDHQGDEYQVAFEALVAKEASVLQCYRVSPGPDFVLVAQVADMAAYHAMAHKLFAAQKNVRNVKTYFSILRSKFETNIAV is encoded by the coding sequence ATGGATATTATTTTAGATGGGCTTGATCGGCGTATTTTGAACGCGCTGCAAATGGATGCATCGCAAACCAACCAGCAGTTGGCGGCAACTATTCATGCATCTGCACCAACCTGTTTGCGTCGGGTTAAGCGCTTGACCGATCTGGGCGTGATCGTGCGCCAGGTGGCAATCGTTGCGCCGGAAAAGGTGGGTGCGGGACTAACGGCGCTGGTGGAAGTCACACTGGATCATCAGGGTGACGAATATCAAGTGGCATTTGAGGCGCTGGTTGCGAAAGAGGCGTCAGTGTTGCAATGCTATCGCGTATCGCCAGGGCCGGATTTTGTGTTGGTAGCGCAGGTTGCCGATATGGCGGCCTATCATGCGATGGCGCATAAGTTATTTGCGGCGCAAAAAAATGTACGCAACGTGAAAACGTATTTTTCGATTTTGCGCAGCAAGTTTGAGACTAACATTGCGGTTTGA